The following are encoded in a window of Rhinolophus sinicus isolate RSC01 linkage group LG12, ASM3656204v1, whole genome shotgun sequence genomic DNA:
- the PDP1 gene encoding pyruvate dehyrogenase phosphatase catalytic subunit 1 isoform X1, which translates to MGSALGLDGGGGLGARFCSCLGPRRLGLCPASPAGRMCVCPGPRRIGIPVRSSSLPLFSDAMPAPTQLFFPLIRNCELSRIYGTACYCHHKNLCCSSPYVPQSRLRYTPHPAYATFCRPKENWWQYTQGRRYASTPQKFYLTPPQVNSILKANEYSFKVPEFDGKNVSSVLGFDSNQLPANAPIEDRRSAATCLQTRGMLLGVFDGHAGCACSQAVSERLFYYIAVSLLPHETLLEIENAVESGRALLPILQWHKHPNDYFSKEASKLYFNSLRTYWQELIDLNTGESADIDVKEALINAFKRLDNDISLEAQVGDPNSFLNYLVLRVAFSGATACVAHVDGVDLHVANTGDSRAMLGVQEEDGSWSAVTLSNDHNAQNERELERLKLEHPKNEAKSVVKQDRLLGLLMPFRAFGDVKFKWSIDLQKRVIESGPDQLNDNEYTKFIPPNYYTPPYLTAEPEVTYHRLRPQDKFLVLATDGLWETMHRQDVVRIVGEYLTGMHRQQPIAVGGYKVTLGQMHGLLTERRAKMSSVFEDQNAATHLIRHAVGNNEFGTVDHERLSKMLSLPEELARMYRDDITIIVVQFNSHVVGAYQNQE; encoded by the exons ATGGGCTCGGCGCTCGGGCTGGATGGAGGGGGTGGTCTTGGGGCGCGCTTCTGTTCGTGTCTGGGCCCCCGCCGCCTCGGGCTGTGCCCTGCTTCTCCGgcggg gagaatgtgtgtgtgtcccGGGCCCAGACGAATTG GAATCCCAGTCAGAAGTTCCAGCCTGCCGCTGTTTTCTGATGCCATGCCAGCACCAACCCAGCTGTTTTTTCCTCTGATCCGTAACTGTGAACTGAGCAGAATCTATGGCACTGCATGTTACTGCCACCACAAAAATCTCTGCTGTTCATCTCCTTACGTTCCTCAGAGTCGCCTGAGATATACACCCCATCCAGCGTATGCTACCTTTTGCAGGCCGAAGGAGAACTGGTGGCAATACACCCAGGGAAGGAGATATGCTTCCACACCACAGAAATTTTATCTCACACCTCCACAAGTCAACAGTATCCTAAAAGCCAATGAATACAGTTTCAAAGTGCCAGAATTTGATGGCAAAAATGTCAGTTCTGTCCTTGGATTTGACAGCAATCAACTACCTGCAAATGCACCCATTGAGGACCGGAGAAGTGCAGCAACCTGCTTGCAGACAAGAGGGATGCTTTTAGGGGTTTTCGATGGCCATGCAGGCTGTGCTTGCTCCCAAGCGGTCAGTGAACGACTCTTTTAttatattgctgtttctttgTTACCCCATGAGACTTTGCTAGAGATTGAAAATGCAGTGGAGAGTGGTCGGGCATTGCTACCCATACTCCAATGGCACAAGCACCCCAATGATTATTTCAGTAAGGAGGCATCCAAATTGTACTTCAACAGTTTGAGGACTTACTGGCAAGAGCTTATAGACCTGAACACTGGGGAGTCGGCTGATATTGATGTTAAGGAGGCTCTAATTAATGCTTTCAAGAGGCTTGATAATGACATCTCTTTGGAGGCTCAAGTTGGTGATCCGAATTCTTTCCTCAACTACCTGGTGCTTCGAGTGGCATTTTCTGGGGCAACTGCTTGTGTGGCCCATGTGGATGGTGTTGACCTTCATGTGGCCAATACTGGTGATAGCAGAGCCATGCTGGGTGTGCAGGAAGAGGACGGCTCTTGGTCAGCAGTCACTCTCTCTAATGACCACAATGCTCAAAATGAAAGAGAACTGGAACGACTGAAACTGGAACACCCAAAAAATGAGGCCAAGAGTGTGGTGAAACAGGATCGGCTGCTTGGCTTGCTGATGCCTTTTAGGGCTTTTGGAGATGTAAAGTTCAAATGGAGCATTGACCTTCAAAAGAGAGTGATAGAATCTGGCCCCGACCAGTTGAATGACAATGAATATACCAAGTTTATCCCTCCTAATTATTACACACCTCCTTATCTCACTGCTGAGCCAGAGGTAACTTACCACCGATTAAGGCCACAAGATAAGTTTCTGGTGTTGGCTACTGATGGGTTGTGGGAGACGATGCACAGACAGGATGTGGTTAGGATTGTGGGTGAGTACCTCACAGGCATGCACCGCCAACAGCCAATAGCTGTTGGTGGCTACAAGGTGACACTGGGACAGATGCATGGCCTTTTAACAGAAAGGAGAGCCAAGATGTCCTCGGTATTCGAGGATCAGAATGCAGCAACCCATCTTATTCGCCATGCTGTGGGCAACAACGAGTTTGGGACTGTTGATCACGAGCGTCTCTCCAAAATGCTGAGTCTTCCTGAAGAGCTTGCTCGGATGTACAGAGATGACATTACAATCATTGTCGTTCAGTTCAATTCTCATGTTGTAGGGGCATATCAAAACCAGGAATAA
- the PDP1 gene encoding pyruvate dehyrogenase phosphatase catalytic subunit 1 isoform X2 — protein MCVCPGPRRIGIPVRSSSLPLFSDAMPAPTQLFFPLIRNCELSRIYGTACYCHHKNLCCSSPYVPQSRLRYTPHPAYATFCRPKENWWQYTQGRRYASTPQKFYLTPPQVNSILKANEYSFKVPEFDGKNVSSVLGFDSNQLPANAPIEDRRSAATCLQTRGMLLGVFDGHAGCACSQAVSERLFYYIAVSLLPHETLLEIENAVESGRALLPILQWHKHPNDYFSKEASKLYFNSLRTYWQELIDLNTGESADIDVKEALINAFKRLDNDISLEAQVGDPNSFLNYLVLRVAFSGATACVAHVDGVDLHVANTGDSRAMLGVQEEDGSWSAVTLSNDHNAQNERELERLKLEHPKNEAKSVVKQDRLLGLLMPFRAFGDVKFKWSIDLQKRVIESGPDQLNDNEYTKFIPPNYYTPPYLTAEPEVTYHRLRPQDKFLVLATDGLWETMHRQDVVRIVGEYLTGMHRQQPIAVGGYKVTLGQMHGLLTERRAKMSSVFEDQNAATHLIRHAVGNNEFGTVDHERLSKMLSLPEELARMYRDDITIIVVQFNSHVVGAYQNQE, from the exons atgtgtgtgtgtcccGGGCCCAGACGAATTG GAATCCCAGTCAGAAGTTCCAGCCTGCCGCTGTTTTCTGATGCCATGCCAGCACCAACCCAGCTGTTTTTTCCTCTGATCCGTAACTGTGAACTGAGCAGAATCTATGGCACTGCATGTTACTGCCACCACAAAAATCTCTGCTGTTCATCTCCTTACGTTCCTCAGAGTCGCCTGAGATATACACCCCATCCAGCGTATGCTACCTTTTGCAGGCCGAAGGAGAACTGGTGGCAATACACCCAGGGAAGGAGATATGCTTCCACACCACAGAAATTTTATCTCACACCTCCACAAGTCAACAGTATCCTAAAAGCCAATGAATACAGTTTCAAAGTGCCAGAATTTGATGGCAAAAATGTCAGTTCTGTCCTTGGATTTGACAGCAATCAACTACCTGCAAATGCACCCATTGAGGACCGGAGAAGTGCAGCAACCTGCTTGCAGACAAGAGGGATGCTTTTAGGGGTTTTCGATGGCCATGCAGGCTGTGCTTGCTCCCAAGCGGTCAGTGAACGACTCTTTTAttatattgctgtttctttgTTACCCCATGAGACTTTGCTAGAGATTGAAAATGCAGTGGAGAGTGGTCGGGCATTGCTACCCATACTCCAATGGCACAAGCACCCCAATGATTATTTCAGTAAGGAGGCATCCAAATTGTACTTCAACAGTTTGAGGACTTACTGGCAAGAGCTTATAGACCTGAACACTGGGGAGTCGGCTGATATTGATGTTAAGGAGGCTCTAATTAATGCTTTCAAGAGGCTTGATAATGACATCTCTTTGGAGGCTCAAGTTGGTGATCCGAATTCTTTCCTCAACTACCTGGTGCTTCGAGTGGCATTTTCTGGGGCAACTGCTTGTGTGGCCCATGTGGATGGTGTTGACCTTCATGTGGCCAATACTGGTGATAGCAGAGCCATGCTGGGTGTGCAGGAAGAGGACGGCTCTTGGTCAGCAGTCACTCTCTCTAATGACCACAATGCTCAAAATGAAAGAGAACTGGAACGACTGAAACTGGAACACCCAAAAAATGAGGCCAAGAGTGTGGTGAAACAGGATCGGCTGCTTGGCTTGCTGATGCCTTTTAGGGCTTTTGGAGATGTAAAGTTCAAATGGAGCATTGACCTTCAAAAGAGAGTGATAGAATCTGGCCCCGACCAGTTGAATGACAATGAATATACCAAGTTTATCCCTCCTAATTATTACACACCTCCTTATCTCACTGCTGAGCCAGAGGTAACTTACCACCGATTAAGGCCACAAGATAAGTTTCTGGTGTTGGCTACTGATGGGTTGTGGGAGACGATGCACAGACAGGATGTGGTTAGGATTGTGGGTGAGTACCTCACAGGCATGCACCGCCAACAGCCAATAGCTGTTGGTGGCTACAAGGTGACACTGGGACAGATGCATGGCCTTTTAACAGAAAGGAGAGCCAAGATGTCCTCGGTATTCGAGGATCAGAATGCAGCAACCCATCTTATTCGCCATGCTGTGGGCAACAACGAGTTTGGGACTGTTGATCACGAGCGTCTCTCCAAAATGCTGAGTCTTCCTGAAGAGCTTGCTCGGATGTACAGAGATGACATTACAATCATTGTCGTTCAGTTCAATTCTCATGTTGTAGGGGCATATCAAAACCAGGAATAA
- the PDP1 gene encoding pyruvate dehyrogenase phosphatase catalytic subunit 1 isoform X3 translates to MPAPTQLFFPLIRNCELSRIYGTACYCHHKNLCCSSPYVPQSRLRYTPHPAYATFCRPKENWWQYTQGRRYASTPQKFYLTPPQVNSILKANEYSFKVPEFDGKNVSSVLGFDSNQLPANAPIEDRRSAATCLQTRGMLLGVFDGHAGCACSQAVSERLFYYIAVSLLPHETLLEIENAVESGRALLPILQWHKHPNDYFSKEASKLYFNSLRTYWQELIDLNTGESADIDVKEALINAFKRLDNDISLEAQVGDPNSFLNYLVLRVAFSGATACVAHVDGVDLHVANTGDSRAMLGVQEEDGSWSAVTLSNDHNAQNERELERLKLEHPKNEAKSVVKQDRLLGLLMPFRAFGDVKFKWSIDLQKRVIESGPDQLNDNEYTKFIPPNYYTPPYLTAEPEVTYHRLRPQDKFLVLATDGLWETMHRQDVVRIVGEYLTGMHRQQPIAVGGYKVTLGQMHGLLTERRAKMSSVFEDQNAATHLIRHAVGNNEFGTVDHERLSKMLSLPEELARMYRDDITIIVVQFNSHVVGAYQNQE, encoded by the coding sequence ATGCCAGCACCAACCCAGCTGTTTTTTCCTCTGATCCGTAACTGTGAACTGAGCAGAATCTATGGCACTGCATGTTACTGCCACCACAAAAATCTCTGCTGTTCATCTCCTTACGTTCCTCAGAGTCGCCTGAGATATACACCCCATCCAGCGTATGCTACCTTTTGCAGGCCGAAGGAGAACTGGTGGCAATACACCCAGGGAAGGAGATATGCTTCCACACCACAGAAATTTTATCTCACACCTCCACAAGTCAACAGTATCCTAAAAGCCAATGAATACAGTTTCAAAGTGCCAGAATTTGATGGCAAAAATGTCAGTTCTGTCCTTGGATTTGACAGCAATCAACTACCTGCAAATGCACCCATTGAGGACCGGAGAAGTGCAGCAACCTGCTTGCAGACAAGAGGGATGCTTTTAGGGGTTTTCGATGGCCATGCAGGCTGTGCTTGCTCCCAAGCGGTCAGTGAACGACTCTTTTAttatattgctgtttctttgTTACCCCATGAGACTTTGCTAGAGATTGAAAATGCAGTGGAGAGTGGTCGGGCATTGCTACCCATACTCCAATGGCACAAGCACCCCAATGATTATTTCAGTAAGGAGGCATCCAAATTGTACTTCAACAGTTTGAGGACTTACTGGCAAGAGCTTATAGACCTGAACACTGGGGAGTCGGCTGATATTGATGTTAAGGAGGCTCTAATTAATGCTTTCAAGAGGCTTGATAATGACATCTCTTTGGAGGCTCAAGTTGGTGATCCGAATTCTTTCCTCAACTACCTGGTGCTTCGAGTGGCATTTTCTGGGGCAACTGCTTGTGTGGCCCATGTGGATGGTGTTGACCTTCATGTGGCCAATACTGGTGATAGCAGAGCCATGCTGGGTGTGCAGGAAGAGGACGGCTCTTGGTCAGCAGTCACTCTCTCTAATGACCACAATGCTCAAAATGAAAGAGAACTGGAACGACTGAAACTGGAACACCCAAAAAATGAGGCCAAGAGTGTGGTGAAACAGGATCGGCTGCTTGGCTTGCTGATGCCTTTTAGGGCTTTTGGAGATGTAAAGTTCAAATGGAGCATTGACCTTCAAAAGAGAGTGATAGAATCTGGCCCCGACCAGTTGAATGACAATGAATATACCAAGTTTATCCCTCCTAATTATTACACACCTCCTTATCTCACTGCTGAGCCAGAGGTAACTTACCACCGATTAAGGCCACAAGATAAGTTTCTGGTGTTGGCTACTGATGGGTTGTGGGAGACGATGCACAGACAGGATGTGGTTAGGATTGTGGGTGAGTACCTCACAGGCATGCACCGCCAACAGCCAATAGCTGTTGGTGGCTACAAGGTGACACTGGGACAGATGCATGGCCTTTTAACAGAAAGGAGAGCCAAGATGTCCTCGGTATTCGAGGATCAGAATGCAGCAACCCATCTTATTCGCCATGCTGTGGGCAACAACGAGTTTGGGACTGTTGATCACGAGCGTCTCTCCAAAATGCTGAGTCTTCCTGAAGAGCTTGCTCGGATGTACAGAGATGACATTACAATCATTGTCGTTCAGTTCAATTCTCATGTTGTAGGGGCATATCAAAACCAGGAATAA